The nucleotide sequence GCAGCATAGAATTGTTTCATCTTATTCACAACAGCATCTGCTTTGGCTTCAGCTGGCAACTCTTTGTTGTTATCCCAATGCCACCAAATCACTTTGTAGTCGTTGAGATTAACTTTGCCGTCCTTGATGTCGCTAAACGAAATGTATTTAGCAGTGTCGTAATTTTCGGTAAGCCAAGTGTAAGCCGCTTTCTCGTCTTCATCAGCTATAGCAGAAGCACTGTTAGCTGTACCTACAAAGGCAATAGGTGCAAAGTTAGTAGGGATAATCTCTACGCTATACACAAAGTTTTTCCCACGATAACTCATAGTATAAGTAACGCTTTGGGTAAAGTTTTGGGTAACTCCCGAAGCAGGGCTCACAGTAGCATTAGGTGTTGTGCTGAAGGTGGGGGTAAGCGCAGTAAGGCTTTCACCCTTAGGGTATTTCACGCTTATCTTACCCGTACTGTGGTCAATCGTAGCTTTGTATTTGCCAATAGCAAAATTCTCTAACTGTGGATATTGAGCGGTAACAGTGTAATCCCAATAGAGGTTACCATTAAAAATGCGGTATTTGGCACCTTTGCTCAAATCGACATTCGTTCCTGCAGTAGGCACTGAGGTAGCTCCCTCGGGCAATGAGAGGGAAGTGGTCATTTTGGTAAGATCGGTATTCCAAGGAGCATACACCGTGATAGTTTGTTTCTCCTCGTCTATAATCCCATCGATACCATCGGCTTGAAAGACATTAATTTTTGCCTCTTTGTCGTTAATAAGTTCGCCTTCGTGCTTTTCGTCACAGCTGAGTAAGCCGAGCAAAGCTACTACACTGAGGGCGAGTTTGTGTACTATTGTTTTCATATTAGAATCCTGCATTTTGTTTGTAAATACCTTTTACATACCCTATTTGGTTTTGTGGAATAGGGATATACTCATTTTTATTTTTAGTGAAATAAGCACTGCTGAATATCGCTGGACGACGTGTTTTCTCTTTAGTGAAATAGTCGTTGAGTACTTGGTCGGCGATACCCCAGCGTACAAGGTCGAAGAAACGAGAGCCTTCCATAGCAAACTCTAAACGGCGTTCCCAACGGAGTGCTTTGCGTGCGTTTTCTTGATTCCAAGTGATGTTTACTCCATCTTGGTACAAGGCTATATCGGTGTTTGTGGCATAACCGATAAGCGAAGTACTTTGTTTAGCACGTTGGCGCACTTGGTTGATAAGTGCAAGGGCTTCGTTGCTACGGTTGAGCTCGATAAGAGCTTCGGCACGCATTAGAAGTACATCGGCGTAACGGATAAGAATACGATTCTTAGAGTTACCGCGGAAAGGGTTGATATTGCGGAAGCAAGAGCAAGAAGGGTCTACATTTTCTTTGAGTGATGCATAGAAGCCATACACATTGCTATTGCGGTTCCAGTCGTTCTTGTAAATCAACTCGGTGTTGTACTTATAAGGCAAGCCAGGTAAGGCAACAGTGTGGAACAAACGAGGGTCGGCTTTATCACTAGCAGCGTTGTAATCGTTGTTGTTGAAGTTATCAAAATCAGGTAAGCCATTCACTGTTTTGAAGGCGTTTACCAAATTCTGACTTGGTTTATGAAAATCACAACACCCTAACTTCTGTGGAGTAGAGAGCTGATCACCCCAGTTGAGACGTCCGTACTGGGTACCATCGTCCACTGAGTATTGTACCGCAAAGAGAGATTCTTTACCATTTTCATAACCACCGGGGAGGAAGTTAAACGCAAAGTCATCTTCCAAACCATAAGAAGAACCTAATGCAAAACTTGTATAAGTAAGTACCTCTTGCAAATCTTGGCTATTGATACCTGTTACACTATTGTTTTCTGATTGGCGATACGCTTTGTACAAATAGGCTTTAGCTAAATAAGCTGCTGCTGCATATTTATCAGCTCTACCTTTTTGAGGTTGGGTATTAGGCAATAAGTCGTAAGCTTTTTTGAAATCGGCTACTATTTTTTGCCATTGTTCATCATTAGGCAAAGTGTTAGGGGTGGTTTCGTAAGCACTATCAGGTGTATTCTCATCTACAAAAGGAATATGCCCAAAGATAGTCTTCAACACGAAATAGAAATGACCTCGTAAGAAATACATTTCGCCCATACGCGATTGACGATTTACTACTTCAGCATCGGAAGCCTGTTGCAAGGCTTTCAGAGCAGTATTGGTACGCGAAATAGCCATATAACACATAAACCAAAAGCGGTCAGCTTCACCAAAAGTAGGGTCGATATTCTGAGCGATTTCATAGAAATGGAAATGCTGGATATCGCTCACGTCTTGTCCGCCTTTATAAGCGTCATCGGCACGTACGTTACCGTAAATCCAAAGACTAAAAGGTACATCGTAGTGGTCGTTACCCAAAGACGAATAAGCAGTAGTTACCAACTCATCGGCTTTAGAGATAGCTTCTTTCTCGGTCATAATCCCTTGTGGATTATCGTCTAAGAAGTTGCAACCTGTAAGTAGAGTTGCAAATATTGTGGTGGTATATATTATCTTTTTCATTTTATTATTATTTATCAGACGTCAGACTATTGATAATTTAAAAGCTAGCATTCAATCCCATAGTGAATGTTATTGGGATAGGATAACCATAATTAGGGTTTTCAGGGTCTTTACCTGTAAACGATTTGCTCTTGATAGTAAAGAGATTCTGACCGCTTACATACAAGCGCAACTTGCTGAGCTTAATTCTTTCGGATACTTCTTTAGGTAAAGTATAGCCTAACTGTACGTTACGAAGTTTTAGGTAAGAGCCATTCTCTACATAGTAAGTAGACATACGCCCTTCGTTATTATCATCGGTATAAGCTACACTTGGAATATCGGAACTAGGATTGGTAACGGGGTCGAAAGCATCGAGCAAACGGCGTCCTTTATTGGAGTAGGTATCCACCACACTCCAAAAGTCAGTATGTTTTTTCACATCGTTGATAATATCGACATTCTGTACGCCTTGCAAGAAGAGGGTAAAATCGAAGTTTTTGTACTCTAAGTTGAGATTGAGACCGTAGATAAAATCAGGGTAAGGAGTCCCTATCCAAGTGCGGTCGTCTTCGTTTACTACTCCATCGTTATTCAAATCGCGGTAGCGGATACGACCAATACCTTTACCGTTTTGTATAGGGTGCT is from Capnocytophaga ochracea DSM 7271 and encodes:
- a CDS encoding RagB/SusD family nutrient uptake outer membrane protein, translating into MKKIIYTTTIFATLLTGCNFLDDNPQGIMTEKEAISKADELVTTAYSSLGNDHYDVPFSLWIYGNVRADDAYKGGQDVSDIQHFHFYEIAQNIDPTFGEADRFWFMCYMAISRTNTALKALQQASDAEVVNRQSRMGEMYFLRGHFYFVLKTIFGHIPFVDENTPDSAYETTPNTLPNDEQWQKIVADFKKAYDLLPNTQPQKGRADKYAAAAYLAKAYLYKAYRQSENNSVTGINSQDLQEVLTYTSFALGSSYGLEDDFAFNFLPGGYENGKESLFAVQYSVDDGTQYGRLNWGDQLSTPQKLGCCDFHKPSQNLVNAFKTVNGLPDFDNFNNNDYNAASDKADPRLFHTVALPGLPYKYNTELIYKNDWNRNSNVYGFYASLKENVDPSCSCFRNINPFRGNSKNRILIRYADVLLMRAEALIELNRSNEALALINQVRQRAKQSTSLIGYATNTDIALYQDGVNITWNQENARKALRWERRLEFAMEGSRFFDLVRWGIADQVLNDYFTKEKTRRPAIFSSAYFTKNKNEYIPIPQNQIGYVKGIYKQNAGF
- a CDS encoding DUF4960 domain-containing protein: MQDSNMKTIVHKLALSVVALLGLLSCDEKHEGELINDKEAKINVFQADGIDGIIDEEKQTITVYAPWNTDLTKMTTSLSLPEGATSVPTAGTNVDLSKGAKYRIFNGNLYWDYTVTAQYPQLENFAIGKYKATIDHSTGKISVKYPKGESLTALTPTFSTTPNATVSPASGVTQNFTQSVTYTMSYRGKNFVYSVEIIPTNFAPIAFVGTANSASAIADEDEKAAYTWLTENYDTAKYISFSDIKDGKVNLNDYKVIWWHWDNNKELPAEAKADAVVNKMKQFYAAGGSFLLSSWAVQYVVDLGIALDGKVVNNMWGENNVPFTVGEDWSLCYKGNENHPLFKGLTKKSGVDYISFFLSKGTNTKGHNAIWNFDWGDYEHNAAGWQTAAGSKILASLHWDVTMSNRAVIFEYLKRGNAGRTICIGSEAYDWYNENNSPANAYKGNIELLTANALEYLAN